The following proteins are encoded in a genomic region of Candidatus Zymogenaceae bacterium:
- a CDS encoding tetratricopeptide repeat protein: MKYRILSYVVLIGLLLFPVAAGAETADEWVARGIEHYYAQEYDEAIECFTAAIEIDPTNAIAHNGLGVSHKSLGRYDEAISDFTRSIELDPEYAKPYYNRGDAYDLLERYDEAISDFTRVYEIDPDKAYGVNSRGWIYYEMGDYDRALEDVTVALGLEPDDPSSLDTRANIYRELGRYDEALADINRAIELMPDYSWAYYTRGLIYREMGEEEKARADMIKAYDMGEEEAYDALEDMGE, from the coding sequence ATGAAATATCGCATTTTATCATACGTTGTTCTTATCGGCCTGTTACTGTTTCCCGTTGCGGCCGGTGCCGAGACCGCCGATGAGTGGGTCGCCCGAGGGATTGAGCACTACTATGCCCAAGAGTATGACGAGGCGATTGAATGTTTCACAGCAGCCATAGAAATCGATCCGACGAATGCAATCGCCCATAACGGTTTGGGGGTCTCCCACAAGTCGTTGGGTCGGTATGACGAGGCGATCTCGGACTTCACCAGATCCATTGAGCTTGATCCAGAATACGCAAAACCGTACTACAACCGGGGGGACGCCTACGATCTGCTGGAACGATATGACGAGGCGATCTCGGACTTCACGAGGGTCTATGAGATCGATCCCGACAAGGCGTATGGCGTCAACAGCAGGGGGTGGATATATTACGAAATGGGCGATTATGACCGGGCCCTGGAGGACGTTACCGTTGCCCTCGGCCTCGAGCCGGATGATCCATCGTCCCTCGACACCCGTGCGAATATCTACCGCGAGCTGGGGAGATACGACGAGGCGCTGGCGGACATAAATCGGGCGATTGAGCTGATGCCGGACTATTCCTGGGCGTACTACACCCGGGGCCTGATTTACCGGGAAATGGGGGAGGAAGAAAAGGCGCGGGCCGATATGATAAAGGCGTATGATATGGGCGAAGAAGAGGCGTATGACGCCCTGGAAGATATGGGGGAGTAG
- a CDS encoding HEAT repeat domain-containing protein, which yields MKKKCIVTVTVILICTAVFISSCELDVTDDNAIRMLDSMNPQKRIEATRTLGELGDPLATEPLICALEDKNDDVRMYAVWALGEIGDPRAVDPLILMLQDDNDNIRRTAVLALGKIGDSRATEPIIELLQDETVEVRKAAAKALGKLGDPRAIEALISMLRGPSFNLTKPGTEVSEYVNDSMSREPFCVLLWALDDPHATVRETVSHELIHISDPAIMPLTVALADRNDYIREAAAITLGGIGSSLAVEHLIEALKDEVGLVRLAASIALGEIGDPLAVEPLIETLQDKDIDVRIYAIEALGKIGDPRAINPLVEMLQDNVPDIRQYTTWALGKIDDPRVVDLLIGALEDKDAYVRSGAVIALMKNDDPRAAEALIGALKDGSPDVRDTAAWVLGNIGEPGAVEPLIETLRDEDMYVREKSAEALGKLGDPRAVEPLMMLLQDDKEVGVRYTAAWALGKIGDARAAKPLIETLKNDDVWIRISAARALGEIGDPASIDILKEDLDKDEKFWELVALGFLGDPRAVEPLIELLQKEKRGAFCEDAIEALGKTGDPQAVEPIIALFEDKNSRTSDRETAAITLGELGDPRAVDSLIKVSRDEYDGRHVRMFATEALGKIGDPRAVESLITALDDEYWYIRDTAAISLGEIGDPRAVEALIDALKDGRREVRAAAASALGMIGDPRAFEALTEAQSDPRNRYKKNVLAAIDHALEVIEAD from the coding sequence ATGAAAAAGAAATGCATTGTTACCGTCACGGTGATTCTCATATGCACGGCAGTGTTCATCTCCTCGTGCGAGCTGGACGTGACGGATGACAACGCCATCCGAATGCTTGACAGCATGAATCCACAGAAAAGAATCGAAGCGACTCGGACATTGGGGGAATTGGGCGATCCTCTTGCCACAGAACCGCTCATCTGTGCGCTGGAAGATAAGAATGATGACGTTCGTATGTATGCAGTCTGGGCCCTGGGAGAGATCGGCGATCCCCGGGCCGTGGACCCGCTCATCCTGATGTTACAGGATGACAATGATAATATTAGACGCACTGCCGTATTAGCCCTGGGGAAAATCGGCGACTCCAGGGCCACGGAGCCCATCATAGAGCTGTTACAGGATGAGACTGTCGAAGTTCGAAAGGCCGCCGCGAAAGCCCTGGGAAAGCTCGGCGATCCCCGGGCGATAGAAGCGCTAATATCAATGCTCAGAGGTCCCAGTTTCAATCTCACCAAGCCCGGAACCGAGGTGTCAGAATACGTCAATGATTCCATGTCACGTGAACCCTTCTGTGTTCTCTTGTGGGCTTTGGATGATCCGCATGCCACCGTAAGAGAAACCGTATCTCATGAACTGATACATATAAGCGATCCTGCAATCATGCCCCTTACCGTCGCGCTTGCAGATCGTAACGACTATATCAGAGAGGCCGCCGCCATTACTCTGGGTGGCATCGGCAGTTCTCTTGCCGTGGAGCATCTCATCGAGGCGTTAAAAGATGAAGTGGGATTGGTGCGATTGGCGGCGTCCATCGCCCTTGGCGAAATCGGCGATCCTCTCGCGGTCGAGCCGCTCATCGAGACGTTGCAGGATAAAGATATTGACGTAAGAATATACGCAATCGAAGCCCTGGGTAAAATCGGTGATCCCCGGGCCATCAATCCGCTCGTTGAGATGCTGCAGGATAATGTACCGGATATTCGTCAGTATACGACCTGGGCTTTAGGAAAGATCGACGATCCCCGGGTCGTGGACCTGCTCATCGGTGCGCTGGAGGATAAAGATGCATATGTGCGCTCCGGTGCGGTTATAGCCCTGATGAAAAACGATGATCCCAGGGCCGCCGAAGCACTCATCGGCGCATTAAAGGATGGAAGTCCGGATGTGAGAGATACTGCGGCCTGGGTACTGGGAAACATCGGTGAGCCGGGAGCGGTCGAGCCGCTTATAGAGACGTTACGTGATGAAGATATGTATGTTCGAGAGAAATCCGCCGAGGCCCTGGGAAAGCTCGGCGATCCCCGGGCGGTCGAGCCGCTGATGATGTTGTTGCAGGATGATAAAGAAGTTGGTGTCCGATACACTGCAGCCTGGGCGCTGGGGAAGATCGGCGACGCCAGGGCCGCGAAGCCTCTCATTGAGACGCTGAAGAATGATGATGTTTGGATTCGGATTTCTGCGGCTCGAGCCCTGGGGGAAATCGGCGACCCGGCATCAATTGATATCCTGAAGGAGGATTTAGATAAAGATGAAAAATTCTGGGAACTGGTCGCCCTCGGATTTCTGGGCGATCCCCGGGCGGTCGAGCCGCTCATCGAGCTATTGCAGAAAGAAAAACGGGGGGCATTTTGTGAAGATGCCATCGAAGCGCTGGGAAAAACCGGAGATCCCCAGGCCGTCGAACCAATCATTGCCCTGTTCGAAGATAAAAATAGTCGTACCAGTGATCGAGAGACTGCAGCCATAACTCTGGGTGAACTCGGCGATCCCCGGGCCGTAGATTCGCTTATCAAGGTATCGAGGGATGAATATGATGGTAGACATGTTCGAATGTTTGCAACCGAAGCCCTGGGAAAGATCGGTGATCCCCGGGCCGTGGAATCGCTCATCACGGCCCTGGATGATGAATACTGGTATATCAGAGATACCGCGGCCATATCTCTTGGGGAGATCGGCGATCCCCGGGCGGTTGAGGCTCTTATCGATGCGTTAAAGGACGGAAGGAGAGAAGTTCGAGCGGCCGCGGCTTCCGCACTGGGGATGATCGGCGATCCCCGGGCTTTCGAGGCTCTCACGGAAGCCCAGTCGGATCCTCGAAACAGGTATAAGAAAAATGTCCTGGCGGCCATCGATCATGCTCTCGAGGTGATTGAGGCGGATTGA
- a CDS encoding L-2-amino-thiazoline-4-carboxylic acid hydrolase, whose product MKEVRDTFYSKKKMLRLFNKQARHWRKVLQGRFSGGDVSDIIDRAEREFLSIASRLPDIGGKSNFLTFHIIESAVILAYYKALKARNMNVEEIGGITHDVIRERVLSYPSFMLRLRGAYLMSGYCQKRRKQQAERSQRKTYPGDWVYRFVEGDGKTFHYGIDYTECGICTLYESENAREFTPFLCDIDYITFDAFGIGLHRAKTLGKGDDLCNFRFMMK is encoded by the coding sequence ATGAAAGAAGTAAGAGATACGTTTTATTCCAAAAAGAAGATGCTGCGGCTTTTCAACAAGCAGGCTCGTCACTGGCGGAAGGTTCTGCAAGGCCGCTTTAGTGGGGGAGACGTCTCGGATATCATCGATCGCGCCGAGAGAGAGTTCCTCTCGATAGCGTCCCGGCTTCCTGATATCGGCGGCAAATCGAATTTTCTTACCTTTCACATTATCGAGTCCGCCGTGATATTGGCTTACTATAAGGCACTTAAAGCACGAAATATGAATGTGGAGGAGATCGGGGGCATCACCCATGATGTCATCAGGGAGCGCGTTCTTTCCTACCCGTCATTCATGCTCAGATTACGGGGCGCATACCTGATGTCCGGGTACTGCCAGAAACGGAGAAAACAGCAGGCGGAGAGATCACAACGGAAGACATACCCCGGAGACTGGGTCTATCGTTTCGTGGAGGGGGACGGGAAAACATTTCATTACGGGATAGATTACACGGAATGTGGGATATGCACGCTCTATGAGTCTGAAAACGCCCGGGAGTTTACCCCGTTTCTCTGTGACATCGACTATATAACCTTTGACGCGTTCGGGATAGGTTTGCATCGTGCAAAAACACTGGGAAAGGGCGATGATCTGTGCAATTTTCGCTTCATGATGAAATAG
- the hisD gene encoding histidinol dehydrogenase, whose translation MIEIIRTSDADFPRKIAAIVRRGETIPPEIEAGVATIIKDVRTTGVSAVIRYTEQFDGVLLTPETMEIAPADMKKSADTLPKEARDIISAAADRIRSFHEKQKFEGFEYTDALGNRLGQIVRPVKRAGVYVPGGRAPYPSTLLMNVIPARIAGVEEIVAVHPTPDGMLNPAVMAAALEAGVDRMFRIGGAQAVAALAFGVDPVPRADVIVGPGNIFVATAKKQLFGIVNIDMIAGPSEILIIADGTGNPAWAAADLLSQAEHDPLAAAILITTDESFAHRVAEELSSQLAALEREKIARQSLASYGALIVAGDLIEAAAVSNDIAPEHLELMVEDPDDLLKHITAAGSIFLGHHTPETVGDYAAGPNHVLPTGGTARFSSPLGVYDFVTRMSVIEMSEKGVNAVGRISRDFARLEGLSAHARAVELRIKKDSTE comes from the coding sequence ATGATTGAGATCATCAGGACATCGGACGCCGATTTTCCCCGGAAGATCGCCGCCATCGTCCGCCGGGGGGAGACGATCCCGCCGGAGATCGAGGCGGGCGTGGCGACCATCATCAAGGACGTCAGAACCACGGGCGTTAGCGCGGTCATCAGGTACACCGAGCAATTCGACGGCGTTCTCCTGACGCCAGAGACGATGGAGATCGCTCCCGCCGACATGAAAAAATCCGCCGATACGCTCCCGAAAGAGGCGAGGGACATCATCTCAGCCGCTGCGGACCGTATCCGGTCCTTTCACGAAAAGCAGAAGTTTGAGGGATTCGAATACACAGACGCTCTGGGCAATCGTCTGGGGCAGATCGTCCGCCCGGTGAAGCGCGCGGGGGTGTACGTCCCCGGAGGCCGGGCGCCCTACCCTTCCACGCTGCTCATGAACGTCATCCCCGCCCGGATCGCCGGCGTCGAGGAAATCGTCGCCGTCCACCCCACACCCGACGGCATGCTGAACCCGGCGGTCATGGCCGCCGCCCTGGAGGCGGGGGTCGACCGGATGTTCAGAATCGGCGGCGCTCAGGCTGTGGCGGCCCTGGCCTTCGGAGTCGATCCCGTCCCCCGGGCGGACGTCATCGTGGGACCGGGGAACATCTTTGTTGCCACGGCGAAGAAACAGCTCTTCGGTATAGTGAACATCGACATGATCGCGGGGCCGTCGGAGATACTCATCATCGCAGACGGCACCGGGAACCCTGCCTGGGCGGCGGCGGACCTCCTTTCCCAGGCGGAGCACGACCCCCTGGCGGCGGCGATCCTCATCACAACGGACGAATCCTTCGCCCACCGCGTGGCCGAGGAACTCTCGTCCCAGCTTGCCGCGCTTGAGAGAGAAAAGATCGCCCGGCAATCCCTCGCCTCCTACGGCGCGCTGATCGTGGCCGGGGACCTCATTGAGGCGGCGGCCGTCTCCAACGACATCGCCCCGGAGCACCTGGAGCTAATGGTCGAAGATCCCGACGATCTCCTCAAGCACATCACCGCGGCGGGCTCAATCTTTCTGGGGCACCACACCCCGGAGACGGTGGGGGACTACGCCGCCGGACCCAATCACGTGCTCCCCACCGGGGGGACCGCCCGATTTTCCTCGCCTTTGGGGGTGTATGACTTCGTCACCCGCATGAGCGTCATCGAAATGAGCGAGAAGGGCGTCAACGCCGTTGGGAGGATTTCCCGGGACTTCGCCCGGCTGGAGGGATTGAGTGCCCACGCCCGGGCGGTCGAGTTGCGCATCAAAAAAGACTCCACAGAATAG